From one Malus sylvestris chromosome 1, drMalSylv7.2, whole genome shotgun sequence genomic stretch:
- the LOC126625418 gene encoding uncharacterized protein LOC126625418 isoform X2, with the protein MKNLQSTQENQSSTQVLHDSQGDQVKNQSNKPPATDSASVSNSGNDNKKVSRQDIELVQNLIERCLQLYMNRDEVVKTLLTRARIDPGFTTLVWQKLEEENADFFRAYYIRLKLKKQILLFNHLLEHHYHLSKYNLMPLKVPLAPIQNGIHPMPVNNLPMGYPVLQQPPMPAAGQPHLDSMGCAISNCHVVNGVPAPSNFHPMQMNSGNDGADVVPVIPPNSAMSSMSEMPVSPTSVASSGHFPFSASEISGMGVDTALDTPFTSDVASSVGLQLAPDCGAGNSRDSLRSLDQIPIPWNLSLSDLTADLSNLGDLGALGNYPGSPFLPSDSEILLDSPEQEDIVEEFFVDSVPGPPCSQSDEEKP; encoded by the exons ATGAAGAACTTACAG AGCACGCAAgaaaatcaatcatcaactcAAGTTTTACATGATTCACAAGGTGACCAAGTGAAAAACCAAAGTAATAAGCCTCCTGCAACAGATTCAGCTTCAGTATCTAATTCAGGCAATGATAACAAGAAAGTATCACGCCAAGATATTGAACTT GTCCAGAATCTTATAGAGCGGTGTTTACAATTATATATGAATAGAGATGAGGTAGTTAAAACCCTCTTGACGCGTGCAAGGATAGATCCTGGATTTACAACTTTGG TATGGCAGaagttggaagaagaaaatgcCGACTTTTTCAGGGCCTATTACATAAGgctaaaattgaaaaaacaaatccTCCTTTTCAATCATTTGCTGGAACATCACTATCATCTCTCGAAGTATAATCTCATGCCTCTGAAGGTTCCTTTGGCCCCCATACAAAACGGGATCCATCCCATGCCTG TTAACAACTTACCTATGGGATACCCCGTCCTTCAGCAACCTCCGATGCCAGCAGCAGGTCAACCCCATCTTGATTCCATGGGATGTGCAATATCCAACTGTCATGTAGTTAATGGGGTACCTGCACCTAGCAACTTTCATCCCATGCAGATGAATTCTGGGAATGA TGGTGCTGATGTGGTTCCTGTCATTCCACCAAACAGTGCCATGTCATCCATGTCGGAGATGCCTGTAAGTCCTACATCAGTTGCATCGAGTGGTCACTTCCCGTTCTCTGCCTCAGAAATATCTGGAATGGGAGTAGACACAGCACTTGATACGCCATTTACATCTGACGTGGCAAGTTCTGTTGGATTGCAACTTGCACCTGATTGTGGAGCTGGAAATTCTCGGGATTCTCTCAGATCACTGGACCAAATTCCAATTCCGTGGAATCTCAGTTTATCAGATCTTACAGCAGATTTATCAAACTTGGGAG ATTTAGGAGCCTTAGGAAACTACCCCGGTTCACCCTTTCTGCCGTCTGATTCTGAAATTTTACTCGATTCTCCAGAGCAAGAGGATATAG
- the LOC126625418 gene encoding uncharacterized protein LOC126625418 isoform X1, translating to MKNLQSTQENQSSTQVLHDSQGDQVKNQSNKPPATDSASVSNSGNDNKKVSRQDIELVQNLIERCLQLYMNRDEVVKTLLTRARIDPGFTTLVWQKLEEENADFFRAYYIRLKLKKQILLFNHLLEHHYHLSKYNLMPLKVPLAPIQNGIHPMPVNNLPMGYPVLQQPPMPAAGQPHLDSMGCAISNCHVVNGVPAPSNFHPMQMNSGNDIMMDCSGADVVPVIPPNSAMSSMSEMPVSPTSVASSGHFPFSASEISGMGVDTALDTPFTSDVASSVGLQLAPDCGAGNSRDSLRSLDQIPIPWNLSLSDLTADLSNLGDLGALGNYPGSPFLPSDSEILLDSPEQEDIVEEFFVDSVPGPPCSQSDEEKP from the exons ATGAAGAACTTACAG AGCACGCAAgaaaatcaatcatcaactcAAGTTTTACATGATTCACAAGGTGACCAAGTGAAAAACCAAAGTAATAAGCCTCCTGCAACAGATTCAGCTTCAGTATCTAATTCAGGCAATGATAACAAGAAAGTATCACGCCAAGATATTGAACTT GTCCAGAATCTTATAGAGCGGTGTTTACAATTATATATGAATAGAGATGAGGTAGTTAAAACCCTCTTGACGCGTGCAAGGATAGATCCTGGATTTACAACTTTGG TATGGCAGaagttggaagaagaaaatgcCGACTTTTTCAGGGCCTATTACATAAGgctaaaattgaaaaaacaaatccTCCTTTTCAATCATTTGCTGGAACATCACTATCATCTCTCGAAGTATAATCTCATGCCTCTGAAGGTTCCTTTGGCCCCCATACAAAACGGGATCCATCCCATGCCTG TTAACAACTTACCTATGGGATACCCCGTCCTTCAGCAACCTCCGATGCCAGCAGCAGGTCAACCCCATCTTGATTCCATGGGATGTGCAATATCCAACTGTCATGTAGTTAATGGGGTACCTGCACCTAGCAACTTTCATCCCATGCAGATGAATTCTGGGAATGA TATTATGATGGACTGCAGTGGTGCTGATGTGGTTCCTGTCATTCCACCAAACAGTGCCATGTCATCCATGTCGGAGATGCCTGTAAGTCCTACATCAGTTGCATCGAGTGGTCACTTCCCGTTCTCTGCCTCAGAAATATCTGGAATGGGAGTAGACACAGCACTTGATACGCCATTTACATCTGACGTGGCAAGTTCTGTTGGATTGCAACTTGCACCTGATTGTGGAGCTGGAAATTCTCGGGATTCTCTCAGATCACTGGACCAAATTCCAATTCCGTGGAATCTCAGTTTATCAGATCTTACAGCAGATTTATCAAACTTGGGAG ATTTAGGAGCCTTAGGAAACTACCCCGGTTCACCCTTTCTGCCGTCTGATTCTGAAATTTTACTCGATTCTCCAGAGCAAGAGGATATAG
- the LOC126625418 gene encoding uncharacterized protein LOC126625418 isoform X3, whose translation MKNLQSTQENQSSTQVLHDSQGDQVKNQSNKPPATDSASVSNSGNDNKKVSRQDIELVQNLIERCLQLYMNRDEVVKTLLTRARIDPGFTTLVWQKLEEENADFFRAYYIRLKLKKQILLFNHLLEHHYHLSKYNLMPLKVPLAPIQNGIHPMPVNNLPMGYPVLQQPPMPAAGQPHLDSMGCAISNCHVVNGVPAPSNFHPMQMNSGNDAMSSMSEMPVSPTSVASSGHFPFSASEISGMGVDTALDTPFTSDVASSVGLQLAPDCGAGNSRDSLRSLDQIPIPWNLSLSDLTADLSNLGDLGALGNYPGSPFLPSDSEILLDSPEQEDIVEEFFVDSVPGPPCSQSDEEKP comes from the exons ATGAAGAACTTACAG AGCACGCAAgaaaatcaatcatcaactcAAGTTTTACATGATTCACAAGGTGACCAAGTGAAAAACCAAAGTAATAAGCCTCCTGCAACAGATTCAGCTTCAGTATCTAATTCAGGCAATGATAACAAGAAAGTATCACGCCAAGATATTGAACTT GTCCAGAATCTTATAGAGCGGTGTTTACAATTATATATGAATAGAGATGAGGTAGTTAAAACCCTCTTGACGCGTGCAAGGATAGATCCTGGATTTACAACTTTGG TATGGCAGaagttggaagaagaaaatgcCGACTTTTTCAGGGCCTATTACATAAGgctaaaattgaaaaaacaaatccTCCTTTTCAATCATTTGCTGGAACATCACTATCATCTCTCGAAGTATAATCTCATGCCTCTGAAGGTTCCTTTGGCCCCCATACAAAACGGGATCCATCCCATGCCTG TTAACAACTTACCTATGGGATACCCCGTCCTTCAGCAACCTCCGATGCCAGCAGCAGGTCAACCCCATCTTGATTCCATGGGATGTGCAATATCCAACTGTCATGTAGTTAATGGGGTACCTGCACCTAGCAACTTTCATCCCATGCAGATGAATTCTGGGAATGA TGCCATGTCATCCATGTCGGAGATGCCTGTAAGTCCTACATCAGTTGCATCGAGTGGTCACTTCCCGTTCTCTGCCTCAGAAATATCTGGAATGGGAGTAGACACAGCACTTGATACGCCATTTACATCTGACGTGGCAAGTTCTGTTGGATTGCAACTTGCACCTGATTGTGGAGCTGGAAATTCTCGGGATTCTCTCAGATCACTGGACCAAATTCCAATTCCGTGGAATCTCAGTTTATCAGATCTTACAGCAGATTTATCAAACTTGGGAG ATTTAGGAGCCTTAGGAAACTACCCCGGTTCACCCTTTCTGCCGTCTGATTCTGAAATTTTACTCGATTCTCCAGAGCAAGAGGATATAG